The following are encoded together in the Acidimicrobiia bacterium genome:
- a CDS encoding ThiF family adenylyltransferase, whose protein sequence is MAPIRTETEFDRTQAALSPQGLTLPLPRGDIGITVADGVEATPTGQRLLALLVNVLARMKGVVDTVHINTTADPFVLPGTPLSPGHLNDGLATFVRSLNWIGSRHDAELSFEPPDDAVVQIGIGTNPGSADLVVACDAWRALLGAAGDQASWETANPIGAALAAVVTAAETFKAIIAGNGGRNTTPAPPDFIYSAFNYGVDDSAEIGPDVYKLELQDVAIAGCGAGGSGTAFILGMHPRLSGTIDLIEPGIHKVSNINRYLPALAGDVHTPRHKLSSIADHLARTAPALDLALHPRPWEQLDRHPWSTVVSAVDTVEARWQIQQRTRSDAVIIDLAVNDLLYSVLRVVPGGRCLFCKHPFDPDLAVNQRALRWGVPLVTIKEWSSANRPVDEAMIRSLAHTQNRPPEDFDDLLGILFTNTPALLECGSTSLRADVPSQAPILPLATTAVAIVGAAEVIKHVIGLPPLDNWLAHDLRRNPTGPWSTYRAPIQDCPHH, encoded by the coding sequence GTGGCACCGATTCGTACAGAGACTGAATTCGATCGCACTCAGGCAGCGCTGAGCCCGCAGGGTCTGACGCTTCCACTACCACGCGGCGATATAGGCATCACTGTCGCCGACGGTGTGGAGGCGACGCCGACCGGCCAGCGACTCCTCGCCCTTCTCGTCAACGTGCTCGCCCGCATGAAGGGCGTGGTCGACACAGTCCACATCAACACAACCGCCGATCCGTTCGTTTTGCCTGGCACCCCGCTCAGCCCCGGCCATCTGAACGACGGTCTGGCCACCTTTGTCAGATCGCTCAACTGGATTGGCAGCCGACACGACGCGGAGTTGAGCTTCGAACCACCAGACGACGCTGTGGTCCAGATCGGCATCGGCACCAATCCCGGCTCGGCCGACCTCGTCGTCGCCTGCGACGCATGGCGAGCCCTGCTAGGGGCAGCTGGCGACCAAGCGAGTTGGGAGACTGCGAACCCGATCGGCGCGGCCCTCGCTGCGGTCGTCACCGCCGCCGAGACATTCAAGGCAATCATCGCCGGCAACGGCGGGAGGAATACGACACCAGCACCCCCCGACTTCATCTACTCCGCCTTCAACTACGGGGTCGACGACAGCGCCGAGATCGGGCCCGACGTGTACAAGTTGGAGCTCCAGGACGTTGCCATCGCGGGTTGCGGCGCTGGTGGGTCCGGCACAGCCTTCATCCTCGGCATGCACCCCAGACTCTCCGGCACGATCGATCTCATCGAGCCCGGAATCCACAAGGTATCGAACATCAACCGCTACCTGCCAGCACTCGCTGGCGACGTCCACACCCCACGCCACAAGCTTTCCTCGATCGCTGATCACCTGGCCCGCACAGCACCCGCGTTGGACCTCGCCCTCCATCCGCGGCCCTGGGAGCAACTAGACCGGCATCCATGGTCAACAGTAGTCTCCGCCGTCGACACCGTCGAAGCCAGATGGCAAATCCAACAGCGCACACGCAGCGACGCCGTCATCATCGACCTCGCAGTTAATGACCTCCTCTACTCCGTTCTCCGCGTCGTTCCAGGTGGCCGCTGCCTGTTCTGCAAACACCCGTTCGACCCCGACCTGGCCGTCAATCAACGCGCACTCCGGTGGGGTGTGCCTCTCGTGACGATCAAGGAGTGGAGTTCCGCCAACAGACCGGTCGACGAAGCGATGATCCGCTCACTTGCTCACACCCAGAACCGGCCCCCGGAGGACTTCGATGATCTCCTCGGGATTCTCTTCACCAACACTCCGGCGCTGCTCGAGTGTGGATCGACGTCACTCCGGGCGGACGTCCCGAGCCAAGCCCCCATCCTTCCACTCGCCACGACCGCCGTTGCCATAGTCGGCGCCGCAGAGGTCATCAAGCACGTCATTGGGCTCCCACCCCTCGACAATTGGCTCGCCCATGACCTCCGGCGAAACCCAACTGGTCCGTGGTCCACCTACCGCGCGCCGATCCAGGACTGCCCACACCACTGA
- a CDS encoding HD domain-containing protein, which produces MQLSAWAEAHARPLLSPLGRRWRHSQSVAGTARDLARSLTPEDADVLVAAAYLHDVGYAPKLAISGFHPLDGGRYLRALGHGRLAGLVAYHTGAQHEAKLHGLQQELARFDDEQSLVAAALTYCDLTNGPDGERLTPEQRIIDVEARYGSGSPVTTGLRAAWPQLLDAVCRVEELRRP; this is translated from the coding sequence ATGCAGCTGAGCGCCTGGGCCGAAGCCCACGCACGGCCTCTACTGAGCCCGCTGGGACGACGCTGGCGTCATTCGCAGTCGGTAGCCGGCACCGCACGGGACCTGGCGAGATCGCTGACTCCGGAGGACGCAGATGTACTGGTGGCTGCGGCGTACCTTCACGACGTCGGCTACGCCCCGAAGCTCGCAATCTCTGGGTTCCACCCCCTCGACGGCGGCCGCTATCTTCGCGCTCTTGGCCACGGCCGGCTGGCGGGTTTGGTGGCTTATCACACTGGAGCGCAGCATGAGGCCAAGCTGCACGGCCTCCAGCAAGAACTCGCCCGCTTCGACGATGAACAGAGCCTCGTGGCAGCGGCCCTGACGTACTGCGACCTGACGAACGGGCCAGACGGGGAGCGGCTGACACCGGAGCAGCGAATCATCGACGTCGAGGCCCGCTACGGCTCCGGCAGCCCGGTTACCACCGGGCTGCGGGCCGCGTGGCCACAGCTGCTCGACGCCGTTTGCCGGGTAGAAGAGCTCCGGCGCCCATGA
- a CDS encoding ImmA/IrrE family metallo-endopeptidase, giving the protein MMADRYERAYEPAELVPPGETLWEWITREDMTQVEFARRAGLTPKHITHVIKGKVGISPVVALAFERVTSIPARYWTQLDSNYQTAKHRHVETQALRGRVHLVDQFPIKDLEQRGCIQRGKPKVDTLRELLSFFSVADPDALEEVWLRPALYRRSPAFEADAGALASWLRLAEIEAGRVKTASYDAAAVRDALDQMRALSRSPGTDWIEPLRTLCASVGIALVIVKELPRCRVNGATRWLSPEKAMIALSLRHRRNDIFWFTLFHELYHLLRHSKKETFVDAKGSGIDEDLEGAADSFAGRVLIPSRFASHLSGLTTEAAVEEFAEAIGVAPGIVVGRMQHDKLIPHSQWAHLIVRYRFDDDR; this is encoded by the coding sequence ATGATGGCCGACCGATATGAGCGAGCCTATGAGCCGGCGGAGTTGGTACCTCCGGGCGAGACGCTCTGGGAGTGGATCACCCGGGAGGACATGACGCAGGTCGAGTTTGCGAGGCGCGCGGGGCTCACGCCGAAACACATAACCCATGTCATCAAGGGCAAGGTCGGGATCTCGCCGGTGGTTGCGCTCGCGTTCGAGCGGGTAACGTCGATCCCTGCCCGATACTGGACTCAGCTCGATTCCAACTATCAGACCGCCAAACACAGACATGTCGAGACCCAGGCCCTACGGGGGCGGGTCCATCTTGTGGATCAGTTCCCGATCAAGGATCTAGAGCAGAGAGGGTGTATCCAACGCGGGAAGCCCAAGGTCGACACCCTCCGGGAACTCCTCAGTTTCTTCTCCGTGGCCGACCCGGATGCCCTTGAGGAGGTTTGGCTTCGACCTGCTCTGTATCGACGTTCGCCTGCCTTTGAAGCCGACGCCGGAGCGTTGGCGAGTTGGCTCCGGTTGGCCGAGATTGAAGCTGGTCGTGTCAAGACGGCCTCGTACGATGCTGCCGCCGTTCGCGATGCGCTTGACCAGATGCGGGCCCTAAGCCGGTCGCCGGGGACCGACTGGATCGAGCCACTGAGGACACTCTGTGCCTCGGTCGGGATCGCACTCGTGATCGTGAAGGAGCTGCCCAGATGCCGAGTCAACGGGGCGACTCGCTGGCTGTCGCCCGAGAAGGCAATGATTGCTCTGAGCCTCCGTCATCGTAGGAACGACATCTTCTGGTTCACCCTCTTCCACGAGCTCTACCACCTCCTTCGCCACAGCAAGAAGGAGACGTTCGTCGATGCCAAAGGAAGCGGCATCGACGAAGACCTGGAGGGAGCGGCTGACTCATTCGCTGGACGCGTGCTTATCCCCTCGCGGTTCGCCTCGCACCTGTCTGGACTCACAACGGAGGCGGCTGTTGAGGAGTTCGCGGAGGCCATTGGGGTGGCACCAGGAATAGTCGTCGGACGGATGCAACACGACAAGCTCATCCCTCACAGTCAGTGGGCTCACCTCATCGTCAGGTACCGCTTTGACGACGACCGGTAG
- a CDS encoding SIR2 family protein → MTGTTRIFTLNYDALIDGAAIEVRDQKSKRIRLSWKRGIVLGDMAQGFGQETVDIVPDGPATAYPLRDDDEYKPANLLVYHLHGSLQWLRRNDGSIWKVDHIERMRELDFWVRYGRGETALEPVVVLADQKARAVELDPFRWAYDRFEDALRSADKLVIAGYGFGDLPVNRALARGLENAQYPVQCIDYTDDVAGFKASLASRIAGEEPGAKATAARLAKGFARTLRVSGLGVPAALDDLSWTKT, encoded by the coding sequence GTGACCGGTACCACACGCATTTTCACGCTGAACTACGACGCTCTGATCGATGGAGCTGCGATTGAAGTTCGCGATCAGAAGTCGAAACGCATTCGCTTGTCATGGAAGAGGGGGATCGTCCTCGGCGACATGGCGCAGGGCTTCGGACAGGAGACCGTCGACATCGTCCCGGACGGTCCTGCGACCGCCTACCCGCTCCGGGATGACGATGAGTACAAGCCCGCCAACCTCCTCGTCTACCACCTCCACGGCTCTCTCCAGTGGCTGCGGCGCAATGACGGCTCGATCTGGAAGGTTGATCACATCGAACGCATGCGAGAGTTGGACTTCTGGGTGCGTTACGGCCGTGGTGAGACGGCACTTGAACCGGTAGTAGTCCTTGCTGACCAGAAGGCGCGAGCAGTCGAACTCGATCCCTTCCGGTGGGCTTACGACCGGTTCGAGGACGCGCTGCGGAGTGCTGACAAGCTCGTAATCGCCGGGTACGGCTTCGGCGACCTGCCTGTGAACAGAGCACTGGCTCGCGGTCTCGAGAACGCGCAGTACCCGGTCCAGTGCATCGACTACACAGACGATGTTGCAGGGTTCAAGGCGTCGCTCGCTTCAAGGATCGCCGGCGAGGAGCCAGGAGCTAAGGCGACGGCTGCGAGGCTAGCGAAGGGCTTCGCCCGCACCCTTCGAGTGTCGGGGTTGGGCGTACCGGCCGCGCTGGACGATCTCTCCTGGACCAAAACCTGA